Genomic segment of Candidatus Poribacteria bacterium:
GGAAACTCTCTGCCTATTAATTTTTTGAATACCTGACGCACATTCGCTCCATCTGGGTCCATCAGGTAGAGATCCTCTATCCCATCTCGATCCGAGGTGAAAAGAATCTGTTCACCTGTCGGTGACCAGACAGGCGCGGCATCCTTGGCACGGTGCTGGGTTAAGTTTATCTGATCAGAGCCATCCGGGTTCATGCTATAAATCTCAAAGTTGCCATCGCGTCTTGATGTAAATATAACTTTGGCAGTTTCTGGGGCTTTTGCGAGAACAACGAAGAGGGGAACAAAGATAAGGAATGTGCTAAGCGCATAACATAAGCGTTTCATGAGGCTTTCCTCCATAATGTCTGCTGTAGAAAGTCATGATAAATTCCCTGGAAATTATCTGAGAAGTCGGTTCTACTGATAAAAAACAGCAGAACCGACGAAATGCACAATTTGGTGTGTTATCAATTAACACACGAAGAGTGCCATACCTCTACCCAGTCATTCACACCGGCAGACCATTCGTCTTCTATCCATTTGTCACACCGTTTTCCGGCATCGCAATCTCCATCGTCTTGACACTCCATATGTGCCTGAGCGGCATTTGGGAGTATAGTTTGTGCTAACAACAAACTCCCGCCTGCGATACCTACTGCGAGCGGTGCCTTGACCCCTACACGTCCTTCCTCGGAGGTGAGGAAGTCACGAAATCTATTGCGAAGGTTGCTTTTCATGTCGGTTTATCTCCTTTCTGCCAGTGCTTCTGTTCTGGCAAGATTGGATTCCCAAAACTGTTTGGGAACACCATCTCCAGGACGAATACTCTCGTTGCGGGAGTGAAGCCCTCCCCCTGGACATGCTTTTCAATGGCTTTTCAAAATCCTTATTGATTGTTCGGACGGTGTTTATCCAGTTCGTACACTGAGGTTACTGGCACGGTGTTCCACTTGCCCGTAACAACTGATTGGCACGGAATTTATGCCCATCAACGAAAATCGTCGGTGACGCTTTAACACCGAGTTCTGCGGCACGCTGAATGTTTTCCCGGAAAAGTTGTTCTGCTTCGGGACTGTCAAATAATGCTTGAATCTTTGCGACATCAATACCGTATTTCTCGGCACAGTCCTCCCAGCTCTTGTCCAGTTTTTTGCCTCGGCACAGAATATAGTCGAGATACTTATCGGGGTATTCTTGTGCTATGAGGAGCTGCCGAATGTTCTCTGCTACTTCAGGGTATCCATGTAGGCTCGTGAATGGCGTTACCTCTTGGAGAGAAACAGTCGCTTTCTCTTGGGCAATAAAGCGGAGTTTAAAGTCGATCGTATCGCCAAACTCCTTCACGATCGGAAAGACTTTCTCCTCCGCCTGAACACCGAACGGACAGTAACTCATTACGAAAAGTTCCAAGGTCGGTTTTCCCATTCGGGAAACCCGAGAGGCCAATAATTCCTCAAGGTTCATCGGTTGGCGACTGTGATCTACATCCTTGGTGTGGAGCGCTACCACTTCTGTAAACCCAGGCGAATGTTTTGTGTCGTGGCATGTAAGACAGAGAGATGTTTCCTCACCACTACGAATATTGCTCTTTTTGGGATTGCCGACGTGCTGCTTGCCGGGACCGTGGCAGGTCTCACATTGCACACCCTTAAATGTCGAAGTCTCATCCCCAATCTGAAAACCTGTCTGATAGCCGAAGCCGGTGGTATGACAGGAGACACAATTCGGATCGAAGTATCGTTCTTTTTTTACAAGGGTTTCAAAAGCGAAAGCGTGCCGTGTCACAGACCACTGGAGATATTCTTGCTCATGGCACCGCTGACAGGCAGTCGCTGAGACATATCCGTTTTGCGGATCCTGCTCCAATCGTTGTTCGGCAAAAAGAGGTTTATGTTCAGACGATTGTGCGGCCTTTTGATAAAAATCGGTAAGCAGTTGACGCACAGATTCATCTTCTGGGACATCACCTGTCAGTGCAAGTTGTGCTGCGTGATGACGACTCAGTTTCCCGTCTGCATTTACCCAGAGTGCCAAAAATCCTAATGTTTTCCCTTCAGATGTTGATCCGACCCAAAGAGGTCCGTCCGTTTGTTGTCTGTGTTCCATTCTTTCAGGACTGATAAGAATATCAGCATTGGATAGTTGTTCGGAAGGATGCGTCCCCAAGGCAATAGAAACATCTGCATTTGGCAATTCGCTCTCGGTTGAAGTAGATGCGATAAGAATAGAAAGTTCATCCACAGTTTTTACAATCGCTGCCTGGGTGTAAATGGCATTCTCGCCGAGAAATGGGAAGGATGCTGCAGCACGTTGTTCAATAAGATACGCATCTCCATAATTGAGATCGTTTTGACTCAGCGCGACCGCGTCGTATTCCATCATTGACATCGCCTTTAGGTTGATCTGACACCGCTGGAAATCTATATCCTCGGTGCCGTCGAAAATATCCCCTGCGTCAACCAAGAGTGTTGGAATCCCCTGCTTGCGAATTTCTGATACAAGATAGGCGCGCCTCGGTAGTCCGCCTGATTGCTCTTGATAGCATCCACACGGTTCCAGATGGCTTCTCGTGCCCCCCGTATACAAGATAACAACAGAAGGCGGTTCTGGGCTTTTGAGGACTGCAAGGACATTTTCAATGGAATCACCTATTGGCTGACGTGCCTGTTGCTTGATTTCTTGAATCTGTTGCTGTCTGCGGGATTCCGCCCAATGTGTATACAATGGTGGAGCCGCGATGGCAAGCGTTAGTAAAATTAAAGTGACAATAGCAAGTTTCATTTTAAAAGAACCTATTTATAAGGGAGATTATCCCAAGATGAAAGGGACCCTTACAGAGTGCCGTCAATAGCCCACCAAATGCGATGACGGGTGCGAAACGAATCGCGGGTTGAATCCGAATCTTGTTGTCAAAGTGGACAAAAGCATTTTCTTTAACTAAACTTTGTAATTCACTGATTGTTGCGGCGGAGAGTCCGACTGGATCAGTTGTTACGAGTTCGGCACCTTGGCGTTCATTTCTATCCATCTGTTTCTCATAACGGACACGACCGTCCTCCCCTTCCTTCTTGACGATGTGTTCACTGAGGATCATCCCTACTTGGAGGTGTGACACTTCAATTATTCGATCAAACGCCGCACTCGCTAATTGAAGCACGAACTGCTTGGCTACTACAAAAATAAGCAGATAAAACACCAAGAAAAAAGCAAGCCCACCCAACAGGAGTCCGAGGGTAGGCGCGTTTTTAAACATCAACCAGCTGCTGCCAAAGAGAACAACTACAACTGCTGTTGGGGTTTTCAACAATGCCCCCAATACCTTCTGGACACCGGCGAAAACAGTAAGCGTCAGCACAAGTTGCATCACCCGATCCAACTGCCATCCCACTTTTTCAAAGAGGTAAGTGAGTCCAGCACCGATGAGGATGAACTGAAGCAAACCATAGAGTTTCTCCAACACCGAATCACGATCAAGCGCGGACTTGGCAAGTTGAATGAGCACTGCACCTGTCCCCCGGACCCGGACTAACTTGACAATGAGATAGCCCACTGCGACAATGGTATAGGGGATGATGATATTGAGTGCCAGCACGATAGGTGGGAACATCAACATCTCTTGGATAGATCCAAACCACCATGAGGGGAGTATCAAACATAGACCCCAAAGAACTTAGAGTCGCCGGGTGAAAAGACACCAAATGTATAAAACCCGATGGCGATGGCACCGCTAATGGCAAAGAGTATTGTAATATTTAACGGCGTGGTTAATCCCAAGAACCAACCCATCAGTTGCCCGATGGTGCCTGCGTAAATGAGGCACATTGAACAGAGATTGGGTATCTTGTAGGTTCTTGTATCTGTATAGCAAGCATAACTACAAAAGGTAAGTCCAATAGCAAGCAGGATAATTTCGTAAGTTGCTGTACTCATAAACTTGTACTATTCCTGTTTCAGTTTGTTTCAGAGTGTTGTTAGAATTCCGTTAGAGCCAGGCTGCATAGGCTTTGATAAAAATTAGTATTTTCCATGTCTGAAAAGATTTCGGGATTGAATCCCGGGAGTACCAACAATAGACGCGGACTCGCCTTTTTATCTTTCTTCGGGAAAAGCACTGGAGACTTCGCGCAGCGAGTGAAGAGCAATCCCTGTTTTGCGTACCCGGTTAAGGTCTCAAACGCTTCCTCAATATCTTCATCGCTATATGCGGGCTTCAGTATTTCTGTTATCGCATCTGTAGTCCGGGTCTCCGACAGTTTCAGAATATCGACTATCACAGCAGAGATTTCTATGAGACTTGCTTTATCCAAGTCCA
This window contains:
- a CDS encoding thioredoxin domain-containing protein, with translation MKLAIVTLILLTLAIAAPPLYTHWAESRRQQQIQEIKQQARQPIGDSIENVLAVLKSPEPPSVVILYTGGTRSHLEPCGCYQEQSGGLPRRAYLVSEIRKQGIPTLLVDAGDIFDGTEDIDFQRCQINLKAMSMMEYDAVALSQNDLNYGDAYLIEQRAAASFPFLGENAIYTQAAIVKTVDELSILIASTSTESELPNADVSIALGTHPSEQLSNADILISPERMEHRQQTDGPLWVGSTSEGKTLGFLALWVNADGKLSRHHAAQLALTGDVPEDESVRQLLTDFYQKAAQSSEHKPLFAEQRLEQDPQNGYVSATACQRCHEQEYLQWSVTRHAFAFETLVKKERYFDPNCVSCHTTGFGYQTGFQIGDETSTFKGVQCETCHGPGKQHVGNPKKSNIRSGEETSLCLTCHDTKHSPGFTEVVALHTKDVDHSRQPMNLEELLASRVSRMGKPTLELFVMSYCPFGVQAEEKVFPIVKEFGDTIDFKLRFIAQEKATVSLQEVTPFTSLHGYPEVAENIRQLLIAQEYPDKYLDYILCRGKKLDKSWEDCAEKYGIDVAKIQALFDSPEAEQLFRENIQRAAELGVKASPTIFVDGHKFRANQLLRASGTPCQ